One Carassius auratus strain Wakin chromosome 44, ASM336829v1, whole genome shotgun sequence genomic window carries:
- the LOC113062636 gene encoding gamma-enolase-like, translating into MSILSIVAREILDSRGNPTVEVDLRTDKGLFRAAVPSGASTGIYEALELRDGDKSRYKGKGVLKAVGHINDTLGPALIASEISVVEQEKLDNMMIEMDGTENKSQFGANAILGVSLAICKAGAAEKGVPLYRHIADLAGNTELVLPVPAFNVINGGSHAGNKLAMQEFMVLPVGAESFRDALRVGAELYQTLKGVIKEKYGQDATNVGDEGGFAPNILENSEALELIKTAIDKAGFTDKVVIGMDVAASEFYRDGKYDLDFKSPPNPDRHITSDELVEIYQTFVNDYPVVSIEDPFDQDDWAAWTNMTGVMGIQIVGDDLTVTNPKRIEKAAEDRACNCLLLKVNQIGTVTEAIQACKLAQANGWGVMVSHRSGETEDTFIADLVVGLCTGQIKTGAPCRSERLAKYNQLMRIEEELGDQARFAGHNFRNPSAL; encoded by the exons ATGTCCATTTTGAGCATCGTCGCCAGGGAAATCCTGGACTCTCGGGGAAACCCTACAGTGGAGGTGGACCTGAGGACTGATAAAG GTCTGTTCAGGGCTGCGGTGCCCAGCGGAGCGTCGACAGGCATCTATGAGGCTCTGGAACTCAGAGATGGAGACAAGAGCCGTTACAAAGGCAAAG GTGTACTGAAGGCTGTTGGTCACATTAATGACACTCTCGGACCAGCCCTCATCGCATCT GAGATCAGTGTGGTGGAACAGGAGAAACTGGACAACATGATGATCGAAATGGACGGCACAGAGAACAAAT CTCAGTTTGGTGCTAATGCCATCCTGGGAGTGTCTCTGGCCATCTGCAAGGCCGGTGCGGCAGAAAAAGGCGTCCCTCTGTATCGTCATATTGCTGATCTGGCAGGAAACACAGAACTAGTGCTGCCAGTTCCT GCCTTTAATGTCATCAATGGAGGCTCCCATGCTGGAAACAAGCTTGCCATGCAGGAGTTCATGGTGCTTCCTGTGGGGGCGGAGTCATTCCGTGACGCCCTGCGTGTCGGAGCCGAACTCTACCAGACTCTAAAGGGTGTCATCAAGGAGAAGTACGGCCAAGATGCCACCAATGTCGGTGACGAGGGAGGATTCGCTCCAAACATCCTGGAGAACAGTGAAG CACTTGAGTTGATAAAGACGGCTATAGACAAGGCCGGGTTCACAGATAAAGTCGTGATCGGCATGGATGTAGCCGCCTCTGAGTTCTACCGTGACGGGAAGTACGACCTTGACTTCAAGTCCCCTCCAAACCCAGACAGACACATCACCAGCGATGAGCTCGTAGAGATCTACCAGACGTTTGTCAACGATTATCCAG TGGTGTCCATTGAGGACCCATTTGATCAGGACGACTGGGCCGCTTGGACTAACATGACAGGAGTCATGGGGATCCAGATCGTGGGCGACGACCTGACGGTTACAAACCCAAAGAGGATAGAGAAAGCTGCGGAAGACCGCGCATGCAACTGTCTGCTCCTGAAGGTCAACCAGATCGGCACCGTCACAGAGGCCATCCAGGC ATGTAAGCTCGCTCAAGCCAACGGATGGGGTGTGATGGTCAGCCATCGCTCAGGAGAGACAGAAGACACTTTCATTGCTGATCTAGTGGTGGGACTCTGCACTGGACAG ataaagaCTGGAGCTCCATGCAGATCTGAGCGTCTCGCAAAATACAACCAACTTATGAG GATTGAAGAAGAATTGGGCGATCAGGCTCGATTCGCCGGGCACAATTTCAGAAACCCTAGCGCTCTGTGA
- the LOC113062637 gene encoding triosephosphate isomerase A-like, with product MSSRKFFVGGNWKMNGDKESLGELIMTLNTASLNDETEVVCGAPSIYLDYVRSELDQRIGVAAQNCYKVPKGAFTGEISPAMIKDCCVEWVILGHSERRHVFGESDELIGQKVAHCLENDLGVIACIGEKLEEREAGTTEDVVFEQTNVIADNVKDWTRVVIAYEPVWAIGTGKTATPDQAQEVHEKLRGWLRANVSDAVADSVRIIYGGSVSGGNCKELAAQPDIDGFLVGGASLKPEFVDIINART from the exons ATGTCTTCAAGAAAATTCTTCGTCGGGGGAAACTGGAAAATGAACGGCGATAAGGAGAGTTTGGGCGAGCTCATAATGACCTTGAATACAGCCAGTCTCAACGATGAAACAG AGGTGGTGTGTGGAGCGCCATCCATTTATCTTGATTATGTGAGGTCTGAGCTGGACCAGAGGATCGGTGTGGCCGCCCAGAACTGCTATAAGGTACCCAAAGGAGCCTTCACCGGGGAGATCAG CCCAGCGATGATTAAAGACTGCTGTGTCGAGTGGGTCATTCTGGGCCATTCTGAGAGGCGTCACGTGTTTGGTGAGAGCGATGAG CTGATTGGCCAGAAAGTGGCCCATTGCCTAGAGAACGATTTGGGTGTGATCGCCTGCATTGGGGAGAAACTAGAGGAGAGAGAAGCTGGAACCACTGAAGACGTGGTGTTTGAACAGACTAATGTCATAGCAG aCAATGTTAAGGATTGGACTCGTGTGGTTATAGCATATGAACCAGTGTGGGCCATTGGCACTGGCAAAACCGCCACTCCTGATCAG GCTCAGGAGGTGCATGAGAAGCTGAGAGGATGGCTGAGAGCGAATGTGTCGGATGCAGTAGCCGACTCTGTGCGCATCATCTATGGAG GCTCTGTTTCTGGGGGAAACTGCAAAGAGCTTGCGGCCCAGCCTGACATTGATGGCTTCCTGGTTGGAGGTGCTTCCCTTAAGCCTGAGTTTGTTGACATCATAAATGCCCGCACATAG
- the LOC113062023 gene encoding guanine nucleotide-binding protein G(I)/G(S)/G(T) subunit beta-3-like has protein sequence MGEMEQMKKEAEALKTQIEAARKAVHDTDMASAAAGVAPAPQVQLKTRKTLKGHLAKIYAMHWSTDNRLMVSASQDGKLLIWDSHSGNKVNAVPLKSSWVMTCAYAPSGNLVASGGLDNMCTVYNLKTPVIKTVKELDAHTGYLSCARFLSDTEILTASGDTTCALWDLETGKQKTVFLNHVGDCMCLSLSPDMNSFVSGACDSLAKLWDVRDGQCKQTFQGHTSDINAISFIPSGNAIITGSDDCTCKMYDIRADQEVICYQDAALNSGVTSLALSTSGRLIFAGYDDFNCNIWDSLKGEKVGVLSGHDNRVSCTGVPEDGMCVCTGSWDSFLKIWN, from the exons ATGGGTGAAATGGAGCAGATGAAAAAGGAGGCCGAAGCCCTGAAGACACAGATTGAG GCAGCTCGTAAAGCAGTACACGACACAGACATGGCCTCTGCTGCTGCCGGGGTGGCTCCGGCCCCTCAGGTCCAACTCAAAACCAGGAAGACCCTCAAAGGCCATCTGGCCAAAATCTATGCCATGCACTGGAGTACAGACAACAG GCTAATGGTCAGTGCATCACAGGATGGCAAACTTCTCATCTGGGACTCTCACTCTGGAAATAAG GTCAATGCTGTTCCCCTCAAGTCCTCATGGGTGATGACCTGTGCATATGCTCCTTCTGGAAACCTTGTGGCCAGCGGTGGTCTCGACAACATGTGTACAGTTTACAACTTAAAGACACCTGTAATCAAGACCGTGAAGGAGTTGGATGCTCATACAG gttACTTGTCCTGTGCACGCTTCCTCAGTGACACAGAGATTCTAACCGCCTCTGGTGATACCACAtg tgcattgtgggatttggAGACTGGAAAGCAGAAGACTGTTTTCCTGAACCATGTTGGCGATTgcatgtgtctgtctctgtctccggACATGAACAGCTTTGTTTCTGGTGCTTGCGACTCTCTGGCCAAGCTGTGGGATGTCAGGGATGGCCAGTGCAAGCAAACCTTCCAGGGTCACACGAGTGACATCAATGCCATTTCA TTCATCCCTAGTGGAAATGCAATTATCACTGGCTCGGATGACTGCACATGCAAAATGTATGATATTCGTGCCGATCAAGAAGTGATCTGTTACCAGGATGCTGCACTGAACAGTGGTGTGACATCACTGGCTCTATCTACATCTGGCCGCCTCATCTTTGCTGGCTACGACGACTTCAACTGCAATATTTGGGACTCACTAAAGGGCGAGAAAGTGG GTGTGTTGTCTGGCCATGACAACAGGGTGAGCTGCACTGGAGTACCAGAAGATGGCATGTGTGTTTGCACTGGCTCATGGGACAGCTTCTTGAAGATCTGGAACTGA